The Ornithinimicrobium faecis genome includes a window with the following:
- a CDS encoding acetate--CoA ligase family protein yields the protein MSLRPLWDARGIAVIGASDRAGAIGRLPVQFLQRYGYAGPIYPVRPDGAPVAGLPSHASVADVPGPVDLAMVMVAADRVISAVRDCAAAGVPVVVVCSSGFAEVGEDGAALQDELVATARELGVRVLGPNCIGTVGTTTGQVSSFSPLFAGEHTQLVPGSLGFVSQSGALGYGAVSLAFERGLGLGWVVNTGNEADISATEVLAELAQEPGCAGLLAYAESLGDLAPLADVVAGGTPVALLKAGRSDAGARAAASHTGALAAHDAVVDAALRQIGVVRVDDVDELLDVGDVMDLARTVRGHTIRRVAIVTTSGGSGILAADAIEAHGLRLAELSEQTLTTLDDIVPAYGSTANPVDVTASVMSNPALFDDALGAIAGDDGVDAIVACFCVLTGSDVDAVVTALSQVRERTGVPVIAVRTGADHLAPTAAATMRAAGLPVYQTPARAVRALAALAQFAAPPVREKTTGASPAARPDTPSTRTDWSSLSEGATDEHALKALLREAGLPVPVGRIVTGADDAVAAVQEAGGRAVAKAVVPGLLHKSDAGGVILDVTPERAAEVHDQLAAMGGQVLMEEMVPGGVEALVGSTDTPLGRIITVGVGGVLTEIVADVALRLLPVERADVEEMLDDTRLGRLLGGVRGQGPADRGALVDAVLGIADLAAALPEGAELDLNPITVLADGRGCRILDAALALPDAAPATPDSPPDPEGD from the coding sequence GTGAGCCTGCGACCACTCTGGGACGCCCGCGGGATCGCCGTCATCGGCGCCAGCGACCGGGCCGGGGCGATCGGTCGGCTGCCAGTGCAGTTCCTCCAGCGTTATGGCTATGCCGGCCCCATCTATCCCGTCCGCCCGGACGGGGCACCGGTGGCCGGCCTGCCGTCCCACGCCTCCGTGGCCGACGTGCCCGGGCCGGTGGACCTGGCGATGGTGATGGTTGCTGCCGACCGGGTCATCTCGGCGGTGCGGGACTGTGCTGCCGCAGGGGTGCCGGTGGTCGTGGTGTGCTCCAGCGGCTTCGCCGAGGTCGGCGAGGATGGTGCCGCGCTGCAGGACGAGCTGGTCGCCACCGCGCGCGAGCTCGGGGTCCGGGTCCTTGGGCCCAACTGCATCGGCACCGTGGGCACGACGACCGGCCAGGTCAGCTCGTTCAGCCCCCTCTTTGCGGGCGAGCACACGCAGCTGGTGCCCGGCAGCCTCGGCTTCGTCAGTCAGAGCGGTGCGCTGGGCTATGGCGCCGTGTCCCTCGCCTTCGAGCGCGGCCTCGGGCTCGGCTGGGTCGTCAACACCGGCAACGAGGCCGACATCAGCGCCACCGAGGTGCTCGCGGAGCTGGCACAAGAGCCCGGCTGCGCCGGACTGCTGGCGTATGCCGAGTCGCTGGGTGACCTGGCCCCGCTCGCCGACGTGGTGGCTGGCGGAACGCCCGTCGCGTTGCTCAAGGCCGGTCGTTCGGACGCCGGGGCCAGGGCGGCCGCCTCGCACACCGGGGCCCTCGCCGCCCATGACGCCGTGGTCGACGCTGCGCTCCGCCAGATCGGCGTGGTGCGCGTGGACGACGTCGACGAGTTGCTCGACGTCGGGGACGTGATGGACCTGGCCAGGACGGTCCGCGGGCACACGATCCGACGGGTCGCGATCGTCACCACCTCCGGTGGGTCCGGCATCCTGGCTGCTGACGCCATCGAGGCGCACGGGTTGCGTCTGGCGGAGCTGTCCGAGCAGACGCTGACGACCCTTGATGACATCGTCCCGGCCTATGGGTCGACGGCGAACCCGGTCGACGTGACCGCCTCGGTGATGAGCAACCCGGCCCTGTTCGATGACGCCCTGGGCGCCATCGCGGGCGACGACGGGGTCGACGCGATCGTGGCCTGCTTCTGCGTGCTCACCGGCTCGGACGTGGACGCCGTGGTGACGGCGCTGTCACAGGTGCGGGAGCGCACCGGTGTCCCCGTCATCGCCGTGCGCACCGGCGCAGATCACCTCGCTCCGACCGCGGCCGCGACGATGCGGGCGGCCGGTCTGCCGGTCTATCAGACACCGGCCCGAGCCGTCCGGGCCCTCGCCGCCCTCGCGCAGTTCGCCGCGCCGCCCGTGCGGGAGAAGACCACAGGGGCCAGCCCGGCTGCGAGGCCGGACACCCCCAGCACCAGGACGGACTGGTCCTCCCTCAGCGAGGGCGCGACCGACGAGCACGCCCTCAAGGCGCTGCTGCGTGAGGCCGGGTTGCCCGTGCCGGTCGGCCGGATCGTGACCGGCGCAGACGACGCCGTGGCAGCGGTGCAGGAGGCCGGCGGGCGGGCGGTGGCCAAGGCGGTCGTGCCGGGGCTGCTCCACAAGTCCGACGCCGGTGGCGTGATCCTCGACGTCACCCCGGAGCGGGCCGCGGAGGTCCACGACCAGCTCGCCGCGATGGGTGGGCAGGTGCTGATGGAGGAGATGGTCCCCGGCGGTGTCGAGGCGCTGGTCGGCAGCACCGACACCCCGCTCGGACGCATCATCACCGTCGGCGTCGGGGGCGTGCTCACCGAGATCGTGGCCGACGTGGCGCTGCGCCTGCTGCCGGTCGAGCGGGCCGACGTCGAGGAGATGCTCGACGACACGCGGTTGGGTCGACTCCTGGGCGGCGTGCGCGGGCAGGGACCGGCGGACCGTGGGGCCCTGGTCGACGCGGTCCTCGGCATCGCCGACCTGGCAGCAGCCCTGCCCGAGGGCGCCGAGCTGGACCTTAACCCGATCACGGTGCTGGCCGACGGACGGGGCTGCCGGATCCTCGACGCAGCCCTCGCCCTGCCCGACGCGGCCCCCGCGACTCCCGACAGCCCTCCCGACCCTGAAGGAGACTGA
- a CDS encoding bifunctional salicylyl-CoA 5-hydroxylase/oxidoreductase, which produces MRIAVIGGGPGGLYFAALTKALDPTHEITVWERNAPDDTFGFGVVFSDETLGGIEHADPWVFQMMEREFARWDDIDVHVDGQVLTSGGHGFAAMSRKRLLEILQQRCRELEITLHFRTEAPDVETLAADYDLVLASDGLNSAVRRRYADTFRPTVDERQCKYMWLGTSKVFEAFKFYILDTPHGVMQVHGYPFDATGSTFILEMHEDVWRAAGFDASEGREWAPGESDEEAIKRVRELCSDIFEGHEVMANNSRWISFATIRNETWRAGERGNIVILGDSAHTAHFSIGSGTKLAMEDSLALAACLHEHPDLDTALSAYEEERKPVVQSTQRAAQASLEWFENLGQYRGQDPEQFAFNIMTRSRRVTHDNLKVRDPEFAARIEEWFTAATPGGRPDTPPMFQPFRLGELELTNRVVVSPMDMYVSTDDGMPTDFRMIHLGGKAMGGAGLVMTEMVCVSPEGRITPGCAGIWSQEQADGWRHIVEAVHGLSAAKIGLQVGHSGRKGSTKLMWDGIDEPLEGGNWPVMAPSPLAYQPGVNQVPREMSEEDLSQVKQEFVTAARLGAEAGFDVLEMHAGHGYLLSSFISPVTNQRTDAYGGDLAGRLRYPLEVFEAMREVWPTGRPMTVRISATDWVEGGIDVDDAVEIARAFQEAGAAAIDVSTGQVTPDETPAFGRSYQTPFADAIRNRVGIPTIAVGIISSWDDVNSIVLAGRADLCAVGRAHLYDPNWTLHAAVEQDYDGPGAIWPLPWRAGRRKPQGGRSEEPKPRLQLVREGAQGTRHARWRPEA; this is translated from the coding sequence ATGCGGATCGCAGTCATCGGTGGGGGGCCCGGCGGCCTCTATTTCGCGGCCCTGACCAAGGCGCTGGACCCCACGCACGAGATCACCGTGTGGGAGCGCAACGCACCAGATGACACCTTCGGGTTCGGTGTCGTCTTCTCCGACGAGACCCTCGGCGGCATCGAGCACGCCGACCCGTGGGTCTTTCAGATGATGGAGCGAGAGTTTGCCCGCTGGGATGACATCGACGTGCACGTCGACGGGCAGGTCCTGACCTCCGGTGGGCACGGTTTTGCGGCGATGTCCCGCAAGCGGCTGCTGGAGATCCTGCAGCAACGCTGCCGGGAGCTCGAGATCACCCTGCACTTCCGCACCGAGGCCCCGGATGTCGAGACGCTCGCAGCGGACTACGACCTGGTGCTGGCCTCGGACGGCCTGAACTCGGCCGTCCGCCGGCGCTATGCCGACACCTTCCGCCCCACCGTCGATGAGCGCCAGTGCAAATACATGTGGCTGGGCACCAGCAAGGTCTTCGAGGCCTTCAAGTTCTACATCCTGGACACTCCGCACGGGGTGATGCAGGTGCACGGTTATCCCTTCGACGCCACCGGCTCGACGTTCATCCTGGAGATGCACGAGGACGTCTGGCGGGCCGCCGGGTTCGACGCCTCGGAGGGCCGCGAGTGGGCACCCGGGGAGAGCGACGAGGAGGCGATCAAGAGGGTCCGCGAGCTCTGCTCGGACATCTTCGAGGGCCACGAGGTGATGGCCAACAACTCGCGCTGGATCTCCTTCGCCACGATCCGCAACGAGACCTGGCGCGCCGGGGAGCGGGGCAACATCGTCATCCTCGGAGACTCGGCGCACACGGCCCACTTCTCCATCGGCTCCGGGACCAAGCTGGCGATGGAGGACTCGCTGGCCCTCGCTGCTTGCCTGCACGAGCACCCCGACCTCGACACGGCACTGAGTGCCTACGAGGAGGAGCGCAAGCCCGTCGTGCAGTCCACCCAGCGCGCGGCCCAGGCCTCCCTGGAGTGGTTCGAGAACCTGGGGCAGTATCGCGGCCAGGACCCCGAGCAGTTTGCGTTCAACATCATGACCCGCAGTCGGCGGGTCACCCACGACAACCTCAAGGTGCGCGACCCCGAGTTCGCCGCACGGATCGAGGAGTGGTTCACCGCCGCCACGCCCGGCGGCCGCCCGGACACCCCGCCGATGTTCCAGCCGTTCCGCCTCGGTGAGCTCGAGCTGACCAACCGGGTCGTGGTCTCACCGATGGACATGTATGTCTCGACCGATGACGGCATGCCCACCGACTTCCGGATGATCCATCTCGGCGGCAAGGCCATGGGCGGAGCAGGCCTGGTGATGACCGAGATGGTCTGCGTCTCACCCGAGGGCCGGATCACACCCGGGTGCGCCGGCATCTGGAGCCAGGAGCAGGCCGACGGATGGCGCCACATCGTCGAGGCCGTGCACGGGCTGAGCGCGGCCAAGATCGGCCTGCAGGTCGGTCACTCCGGCCGCAAGGGCTCGACCAAGCTGATGTGGGACGGCATCGACGAACCGCTCGAGGGCGGCAACTGGCCGGTGATGGCGCCGTCCCCGTTGGCCTACCAACCCGGCGTCAACCAGGTCCCGCGCGAGATGAGCGAGGAGGACCTGAGCCAGGTCAAGCAGGAGTTCGTCACGGCCGCCAGGCTCGGCGCCGAGGCAGGCTTCGACGTGCTGGAGATGCACGCCGGCCACGGTTATCTGCTCTCCTCCTTCATCTCCCCGGTCACCAACCAGCGAACAGACGCCTACGGCGGGGATCTCGCCGGGCGCCTGCGTTATCCGCTCGAGGTGTTCGAGGCGATGCGCGAGGTGTGGCCGACCGGCCGCCCGATGACCGTGCGGATCTCGGCGACCGACTGGGTCGAGGGCGGCATCGACGTCGATGACGCGGTCGAGATCGCCCGTGCCTTCCAGGAGGCGGGTGCTGCGGCCATCGATGTCTCGACCGGGCAGGTGACCCCCGACGAGACGCCCGCCTTCGGGCGGTCCTATCAGACCCCCTTCGCGGATGCGATCCGCAACCGGGTCGGCATCCCGACCATCGCGGTCGGCATCATCTCCTCCTGGGATGACGTCAACTCGATCGTGCTGGCCGGTCGGGCCGACCTGTGCGCCGTCGGGCGCGCCCACCTCTACGACCCGAACTGGACACTGCACGCCGCCGTCGAGCAGGACTATGACGGACCCGGTGCGATCTGGCCGCTGCCGTGGCGCGCGGGTCGGCGCAAGCCCCAGGGCGGTCGCAGCGAGGAGCCCAAGCCGCGGCTGCAGCTGGTCCGCGAGGGCGCTCAGGGCACCCGGCACGCGCGATGGAGGCCGGAGGCGTGA
- a CDS encoding SDR family NAD(P)-dependent oxidoreductase, giving the protein MVAEGQFTGRVVVVTGGAGGIGRAVCEGFAAEGASVAVVDVQGTQEAATALAEQHGVPTRGYELDVSDRAAVGVVMDAVVADLGSLDILVTLAGGSLGTPKVLEDIEAEHVDLVVDVNVKGTFYCAQAALVRMPQDGSIVTVSSIGGRQPSPVTGVPYAASKAAVLGLTRRLAREVGERGQRVNAVAPGLFLTGRLQQMYDEMPDSERNEVLSAIPLARFPELREIVDPVLFLAGPGASYITGVVLDVNGGRFMPL; this is encoded by the coding sequence ATGGTTGCCGAGGGTCAGTTCACCGGTCGGGTCGTTGTGGTCACCGGCGGGGCGGGTGGCATCGGAAGAGCGGTCTGCGAGGGGTTTGCCGCGGAGGGCGCCTCGGTCGCCGTCGTCGATGTCCAGGGCACGCAGGAGGCCGCGACAGCGTTGGCCGAGCAGCACGGGGTCCCGACGAGGGGCTACGAGCTCGACGTCAGCGACCGCGCCGCCGTGGGTGTCGTGATGGACGCCGTCGTCGCCGACCTGGGGAGCCTGGACATCCTGGTCACCCTGGCCGGCGGCTCCCTCGGGACCCCAAAGGTGTTGGAGGACATCGAGGCTGAGCATGTCGACCTCGTGGTGGACGTCAACGTCAAGGGCACCTTCTATTGCGCCCAGGCAGCACTCGTTCGTATGCCGCAGGACGGCTCGATCGTGACCGTCTCCTCGATCGGTGGTCGGCAGCCCTCCCCCGTCACCGGGGTGCCCTATGCCGCGTCCAAGGCGGCAGTTCTCGGGCTCACCCGGCGCCTGGCCCGCGAGGTCGGCGAGCGCGGGCAGCGCGTCAACGCAGTGGCCCCGGGGCTGTTCCTCACCGGCCGGCTGCAGCAGATGTATGACGAGATGCCCGACTCCGAGCGCAACGAGGTGCTCAGCGCGATCCCGCTGGCCCGGTTCCCCGAGCTGCGCGAGATCGTCGACCCGGTGCTCTTCCTCGCCGGCCCCGGCGCGTCCTACATCACCGGTGTGGTGCTCGACGTCAACGGCGGGCGCTTCATGCCGTTGTAG
- a CDS encoding cyclase family protein codes for MSVLSDLTAALTSGSIEVIDLTAPLNAETPLLELPPEFGQTAAFQLEEISRYDERGPAWYWNNFRTGEHTGTHFDAPNHWVTGKDLADISSVPVGAFVAPAIVLDVTEQVAADPNFLIEREHVEAFAAEHGGLPDGGWLLCRTGWSARVTQEEMINNTDTGPTSPGLSADCAKWVAEESPLQGIGVETVGTDAGAAHSFDPVFPCHSFLMGNNKYGLAQLQNLDQLPTTGAVIIASPLKIIGGSGSPARVVALVER; via the coding sequence ATGTCTGTCCTGTCAGATCTCACCGCCGCACTCACCTCTGGGAGCATCGAGGTCATCGACCTCACCGCTCCCCTGAACGCGGAGACGCCCCTGTTGGAGTTGCCGCCGGAGTTCGGCCAGACGGCCGCGTTCCAGCTGGAGGAGATCAGTCGCTATGACGAGCGTGGCCCGGCCTGGTATTGGAACAACTTCCGCACCGGCGAGCACACCGGCACCCACTTCGATGCGCCGAACCACTGGGTGACTGGCAAGGACCTGGCCGACATTTCCTCGGTGCCTGTGGGTGCGTTCGTGGCGCCGGCCATCGTGTTGGACGTGACCGAGCAGGTCGCTGCCGACCCCAACTTCCTGATCGAGCGGGAGCACGTGGAGGCGTTCGCGGCCGAGCACGGCGGGCTCCCTGACGGCGGCTGGTTGCTGTGCCGCACCGGTTGGTCGGCCCGGGTCACCCAGGAAGAGATGATCAACAACACCGACACCGGGCCGACCAGCCCCGGGCTGTCGGCCGACTGTGCCAAGTGGGTCGCTGAGGAGTCACCGCTGCAGGGCATCGGTGTGGAGACTGTCGGCACCGACGCAGGGGCAGCGCACTCCTTCGACCCGGTCTTCCCGTGTCACTCGTTCCTGATGGGCAACAACAAATATGGCCTAGCCCAGCTGCAGAACCTCGATCAGCTCCCGACGACTGGCGCCGTCATCATCGCCTCACCCCTGAAGATCATTGGCGGGTCCGGCTCTCCTGCCCGCGTGGTCGCCCTCGTCGAGCGCTGA
- a CDS encoding thiamine pyrophosphate-binding protein — protein MQVAEAVGRALVAAGVDHVFAVVGSGNFHVTNAMTAAGATFVAARHEGGGATMADAYARNSGRPAVLTVHQGCGLTNAMTGIAEAAKARTPLIVVAAESTAPLSNFHVDQEALASSVGAVPLRITDADLAVEQARDAVATAVHQRRTVVLNLPLEVQSAEVPPQVQGQLGSVELPSAPAPLAPSPADVERLVTAVRAAQRPVFVAGRGGRSPAARDALITLADATGALLATSAVAKGLFHDQPWSLDVSGGFSSPLASELISSADLIIGWGCALNMWTMRHGALISEGTTVVQVDDTVQALGAHRDLTFGVHGDVALTAAAVDQALTAAAVDQALTAAAVDQALTVAAVDQALTVAAVTSALGDAGAGGEASAYGLRTEETRDRLATSLAWRDVPFEDTTTSDRIDPRTLTIALDDLLPTERVVSIDSGNFMGYPSMFLSVPDEQGFCFTQSFQAIGLGLATAIGAALSQPDRLPVAALGDGGALMGAAEFDTVRRLGLPMVVIVYNDDAYGAEVHHFAGADHPMDTVTFPDTDIAAVARGYGFTGVTVRGVDDLAPVRAWLDGPRDTPLLIDAKVVADEPSWWLEEAFRGH, from the coding sequence ATGCAGGTCGCTGAGGCCGTCGGGCGAGCTCTCGTTGCTGCCGGCGTCGACCATGTCTTTGCGGTGGTCGGGTCGGGCAACTTCCACGTCACCAACGCCATGACAGCTGCGGGGGCGACGTTCGTCGCGGCCCGTCATGAGGGTGGCGGCGCCACGATGGCCGACGCCTATGCTCGCAACTCGGGGCGCCCTGCGGTGCTCACGGTGCACCAGGGGTGCGGCCTGACCAACGCGATGACCGGCATCGCCGAGGCAGCCAAGGCCCGCACGCCGCTGATCGTGGTGGCGGCGGAGTCGACCGCGCCGCTGTCCAACTTCCATGTCGACCAGGAGGCCCTGGCCAGCTCCGTCGGTGCCGTGCCGCTCCGCATCACCGACGCCGACCTGGCCGTCGAGCAGGCCCGTGACGCCGTCGCCACCGCGGTCCACCAACGCCGCACCGTCGTGCTCAACCTGCCCCTGGAGGTGCAGTCCGCCGAGGTGCCACCACAGGTGCAGGGCCAGCTCGGGTCGGTCGAGTTGCCCTCCGCCCCAGCGCCGCTCGCTCCCTCCCCCGCCGACGTCGAGCGACTCGTCACGGCGGTGCGGGCGGCGCAGCGACCGGTGTTCGTCGCCGGACGTGGCGGGCGCAGTCCTGCCGCGCGGGACGCCCTGATCACCCTGGCTGACGCCACGGGAGCCCTGCTCGCCACCTCGGCCGTCGCCAAGGGGCTCTTCCATGATCAACCGTGGTCCCTCGACGTCTCCGGTGGCTTCTCCTCACCGCTGGCCTCAGAACTGATCAGCAGTGCCGACCTCATCATCGGCTGGGGCTGTGCCCTCAACATGTGGACGATGCGGCACGGCGCGCTGATCTCCGAGGGCACCACGGTGGTGCAGGTCGATGACACAGTGCAGGCTCTCGGGGCCCATCGCGACCTGACGTTCGGTGTGCACGGTGACGTGGCTCTGACTGCGGCAGCGGTCGATCAAGCACTGACTGCGGCAGCGGTCGATCAAGCACTGACTGCGGCAGCGGTCGATCAAGCACTGACCGTGGCAGCGGTCGATCAAGCACTGACCGTGGCAGCGGTGACCAGCGCCCTGGGTGACGCGGGTGCGGGAGGCGAGGCCTCGGCATACGGTCTGCGCACTGAGGAGACCCGAGACCGACTGGCCACCTCGCTGGCCTGGCGTGACGTGCCCTTCGAGGACACCACGACGAGCGACCGGATCGACCCACGCACCCTGACCATCGCCCTGGACGACCTGTTGCCCACCGAGCGCGTGGTGAGCATCGACTCGGGCAACTTCATGGGCTATCCGAGCATGTTCCTGTCCGTGCCCGACGAGCAGGGCTTCTGTTTCACCCAGTCGTTCCAGGCCATTGGTCTCGGACTGGCCACCGCCATCGGAGCCGCTCTCTCCCAACCGGATCGGCTGCCGGTGGCCGCCCTCGGCGATGGCGGGGCGCTGATGGGTGCCGCAGAGTTCGACACGGTCCGCCGGCTCGGCCTGCCGATGGTGGTGATCGTCTACAACGACGATGCCTATGGCGCCGAGGTGCACCACTTCGCCGGTGCCGATCACCCGATGGACACCGTCACCTTCCCCGACACCGACATCGCTGCCGTCGCCCGAGGCTATGGCTTCACCGGCGTCACAGTGCGCGGCGTCGACGATCTGGCGCCGGTGCGCGCCTGGCTCGACGGTCCCCGCGACACTCCCCTGCTGATCGACGCCAAGGTCGTCGCTGACGAGCCCTCCTGGTGGCTCGAGGAAGCCTTCCGCGGCCACTGA
- a CDS encoding NADPH-dependent F420 reductase → MSTISIIGSGNMATAIGARAAKRGHTVELLGRNAAKTQAVADQIGRAATVGTPGATPQGDIVFVAVRYDDVVSVVAGYGDSLAGKILVDITNPFNADASGLVTTTGSSAAHEITAAAPESAHIVKALNTIFGHVLAKGTPQDAFIAGDSAEAKATLAEFLESLELRTLDVGGLQAAPILESAGLLLMGLARNGAGFDLALGAPVVS, encoded by the coding sequence ATGAGCACCATCAGCATCATCGGTTCGGGCAACATGGCCACTGCCATCGGCGCCAGGGCAGCGAAGCGCGGCCACACCGTCGAACTCTTGGGCCGCAACGCCGCCAAAACTCAGGCAGTCGCCGACCAGATCGGCAGGGCGGCAACCGTCGGCACGCCTGGGGCAACGCCACAGGGCGACATCGTCTTCGTGGCCGTCCGGTACGACGACGTGGTCTCAGTGGTCGCGGGCTATGGCGATTCGCTGGCGGGCAAGATCCTCGTCGACATCACCAACCCGTTCAACGCCGATGCGAGCGGACTGGTGACCACCACCGGCAGCTCGGCGGCTCATGAGATCACGGCAGCGGCACCCGAGAGTGCCCACATCGTGAAGGCGCTGAACACGATCTTTGGCCACGTGCTTGCAAAGGGCACCCCGCAGGACGCGTTCATCGCGGGCGACAGCGCTGAGGCAAAGGCGACTCTCGCGGAGTTCCTGGAGAGTCTGGAACTGCGGACCCTCGACGTGGGAGGGCTGCAGGCGGCCCCGATCCTCGAGTCGGCCGGACTCCTGCTGATGGGGCTGGCACGCAACGGTGCCGGCTTCGACCTCGCCTTAGGCGCTCCGGTCGTCAGCTAA
- a CDS encoding TetR/AcrR family transcriptional regulator — protein MRQTDIEQLDRPLRRDARESREKLIAAAQAEFAAEGADASLEKVARIAGVSIGTLYRHFPTRMDLLMAALRPRLQEFIDGADRAMRMDDPWEGFVAYLENLFAVQAGDRGFNDFLSRRFPGNAETERIHDALCQQIEDVLTRAQEAGKARPDITQGDIVNLIWSNGPIIDATSAKAPAAWRRQLYLMLDAYRAERAHPIPEPPMTDEQLYDAMVHLSKVK, from the coding sequence GTGCGCCAGACCGACATCGAGCAGCTAGACCGGCCTCTGCGCCGCGATGCTCGGGAGAGTCGCGAAAAGCTGATCGCCGCGGCACAGGCCGAGTTCGCCGCCGAGGGCGCGGATGCCTCCCTGGAGAAGGTCGCACGCATCGCTGGCGTCTCGATCGGCACCCTGTACCGACACTTCCCCACGCGTATGGACCTCCTCATGGCCGCCCTCAGGCCTCGGCTACAGGAGTTCATCGACGGGGCCGATAGGGCCATGAGGATGGACGATCCGTGGGAAGGGTTCGTCGCCTACTTGGAGAACCTGTTCGCCGTGCAGGCGGGAGACCGAGGCTTCAACGACTTCCTTTCCCGCCGATTCCCGGGCAATGCCGAGACAGAGCGCATCCACGATGCGCTGTGCCAACAGATCGAGGACGTTCTCACCCGAGCTCAGGAAGCTGGAAAGGCTCGCCCTGACATCACCCAGGGAGACATCGTCAACCTGATCTGGTCCAATGGCCCGATCATCGACGCCACCAGCGCTAAGGCACCGGCGGCCTGGCGACGCCAGCTCTACCTCATGCTCGACGCCTACCGGGCCGAGCGAGCGCACCCGATCCCCGAACCGCCCATGACGGACGAGCAGCTCTACGACGCCATGGTCCATCTCAGCAAGGTGAAGTAG
- a CDS encoding helix-turn-helix domain-containing protein has protein sequence MNTKKSGAQASGKTQKPAARAKSVSRPARMKTIDLETVLSADRVTISRGRERVELPGDVVSALRQYATELARGGRPRLVAITEDKATLSSQQAADLLNVSRPFVVKLARTGQLRHTKTGNRHRFALADVLEHDARVRRERDDALSEIVPADGYDESDF, from the coding sequence GTGAACACGAAGAAATCAGGTGCGCAGGCCAGCGGTAAGACGCAAAAGCCTGCCGCCCGGGCGAAGTCAGTGTCCAGGCCCGCCCGGATGAAGACCATCGACCTGGAAACAGTGCTCTCCGCGGACCGCGTGACCATTTCCCGGGGTCGGGAGCGCGTCGAACTGCCTGGCGACGTGGTCAGCGCTCTCCGCCAGTACGCCACCGAGCTCGCACGCGGAGGCAGGCCCCGGCTGGTCGCCATCACCGAAGACAAGGCCACCCTGTCCAGCCAGCAGGCCGCCGACCTGCTGAACGTCTCCAGACCTTTCGTTGTCAAGCTCGCCCGCACCGGACAACTCAGACACACCAAGACCGGCAACAGGCACCGGTTCGCGTTGGCGGACGTCCTTGAGCACGACGCGCGGGTGCGACGAGAGCGAGACGACGCGCTCAGCGAGATCGTCCCAGCAGACGGCTACGACGAAAGCGACTTCTGA